The sequence AACTTACCTTTGTATTTGTTTACTTGGAAAATCGCACCAGCATTAGCTGCTGGAAATACAGTTGTTGCTAAACCATCAGAGGTAACTCCAATGACCGCTTATTTGTTTTCTAAAATATGTATTGAAGCTGGATTGCCTGAGGGGGTTTTAAATATTGTTCATGGTTTGGGGACAAAAGTTGGAGCAGCGATAACCGAACATCCAGGAATTAAGGCAATATCATTTACAGGAGGAACAGCAACAGGAAAAGCGATCGCTAAAGTGGCCGCTCCTATGTTTAAAAAGTTGAGTTTGGAGCTAGGAGGGAAAAATCCGAATATCATCTTTGCAGATTGTGATTTTGAGAATGCCTTAAGAACTTCAGTCATGTCTTCATTTGCTAATCAAGGGCAAATTTGTTTATGTGGTTCTCGAATTTTTGTGCAACGACCGATTTACGAAAAGTTTAAAACGGCTTTCGTAGAAAAAGTTAAGAAACTGAAAGTTGGAGATCCTAATGATGCTTCAAGTAATTTAGGAGCTTTGGTTTCTAAAGAACATCTTCAAAAAGTTTTGGGGTATATTGAATTGGCCAAAGAAGAAGGAGGAATAGTTTTAGCAGGAGGAGAACAAATTCATTTAGAAGGGGAGTTAAAAGAGGGGAATTATTTAGCTCCAACCGTTATTGAAGGATTAGCGTTTAATTGTAGAACCAATCAAGAAGAAATATTTGGTCCAGTTGTCACGATTATGCCTTTTGACACC comes from Flavobacteriales bacterium and encodes:
- a CDS encoding aldehyde dehydrogenase — translated: MQIQNYIGGALVSPSSDLFLDNYNPAQGKVYSYIPDSEKEDIEKAYQAAKEAFPSWSKTTREERFRVMMKIADLIEQKHDELALAESIDNGKPVKLAHHVDIPRAASNIRFFATAIMHYASESHDMNGVAINYTLRKPIGVVGCISPWNLPLYLFTWKIAPALAAGNTVVAKPSEVTPMTAYLFSKICIEAGLPEGVLNIVHGLGTKVGAAITEHPGIKAISFTGGTATGKAIAKVAAPMFKKLSLELGGKNPNIIFADCDFENALRTSVMSSFANQGQICLCGSRIFVQRPIYEKFKTAFVEKVKKLKVGDPNDASSNLGALVSKEHLQKVLGYIELAKEEGGIVLAGGEQIHLEGELKEGNYLAPTVIEGLAFNCRTNQEEIFGPVVTIMPFDTEEEVLTYANSTQYGLAATVWTQDVTKANRVAAQLESGIVWVNCWLVRDLRTPFGGVKNSGVGREGGFNALNFFTEPTNVCIKL